A window of Deltaproteobacteria bacterium genomic DNA:
CGCCTGGCTCGTGGTAAGCCGTCACCTTGCCCGGCCAAGGGGCAAAGCTGCTTGGATCCTCAGCGTTGATGCGACACTCCATCGCATGCCCCGTCAGCTTGATGCTCGCTGGGTCGAACGACAGCTTCTCACCACGGGCGATCCGAATCTGCTCCTTGACGAGATCGATACCGGTCACCTCTTCTGTCACAGTGTGCTCGACCTGGACGCGGGTATTCACTTCCATGAAGTAGAACTGACCGTCTTCATCCAAAAGAAACTCGGCGGTACCGAGGGAGACATAACCCACGGCCTTAGCTAGCCTGATGGCAGCCTCGCCGATACGACTGCGCAGCTCCGGGGTCATCACGGGGCTGGGCGACTCTTCCACCAACTTTTGATGCCGCCGCTGAATCGAACAATCACGCTCACCGAGGTGGGCATAGTTGCCGTGCTTGTCGGCCACCAGCTGGATCTCGATGTGTCGGGGACGCGCACAGTATCGCTCAATAAAGCAGTCGGGATTACCGAATCCCGCTTGGGCCTCAGCTTGAGCAAGCTGAAACTGACGCACCAGCTCCTCAGGCTTATTCACCACCTTCATTCCCCGACCACCGCCGCCGGCTGCTGCCTTGATGATCATGGGGTAGCCGATTTCCTTGGCCAGCTCGAGGGCCTCTTCTTCCGACCGCACCACACCCTTGCTACCGGGTAGCATGGGGACCTTTGCTTTTAGAGCCAAAGCGCGGGCCTCGACTTTGTTGCCGAGGGCGTGGATATGCTCAGGGTCTGGGCCGATGAAGTTGATTTTGTACTCACGGCAGATCCGGGCAAAGTCAGCATTCTCCGACAGGAAACCGTAGCCGGGATGTACTGCATCTGCACCTGAGATCTCTACCGCACTCATCACGGCGGGGATCCGCAGGTAACTCTGCACGCTCGGCCCGGGGCCGATACAGATGCTCTCGTCAGCTAATTTAGCATGGAGCGAGTCACGATCCACCGTCGAGTGGATCGCCACGGTTTTCAGCCCAAGCTCACGACAAGCCCTGATGATCCGCACGGCGATCTCGCCGCGGTTGGCAATGAGTACTTTCTTCATCGGTGCCCTTATTCCAACTCGACGTGTTCCAACTCGATCTAATGCGACTCGATTTATTCCAGCACGAACAACGGTTGGTCGAATTCCACAGGCTGCTCGTTGTCGACCAAGATCTCCTTGATGACACCGTCAAACTCAGCCTCGATTTCGTTCATCAACTTCATCGCTTCAATGATACAAAGGGTGTCGCCCTTTTTAACTCGCTTGCCGATATCAACAAAGGCATCAGAGCCAGGCGACGGCGAGCGGTAGAAGGTGCCGACGAACGGTGATTTGAGCAACCGCCCGGAAATCACCGGCGCAGGCTTAGCAGCCGGAGTAGCTGCGGGAGTGGCTGGCGAGACGCTGGCCACGGGAGCGCCGTAAGCTGGCGGTGTCACGAAGGCCTGTTGCGCCGCGAGCGGCAGACCTGCGCCGAATCCGTGCGTTAACGGAGCTCCTGGCGCCGTGGCGGTAACGCTGATCCGTAGATTTTCATCCTCAACTTCAAGCTGATGAATACCGTGACGACGCACCAGCTCAATCACCTTCTCAAGCTGATCCAGCTTCATTGTTACCTCACCTTTTCCACGTACTCGCCAGTACGGGTGTCAATTTTAAGAATGTGGCCCTCAGCAATGTGGAACGGTACAGTCACCACGAGACCAGTCTCCATGGTCGCCGGCTTACCGCCGCCGCCGGAGGTGTCACCTTTAATGTTAGGCTGCGTCTCACGCACGGTGAGCTCGACAAAGTTGGGCAGTGCAACGGAAACCGGCTTGCCCTTGTAGTAGGTCACGTTCACGACGCTGTTCTCAATGATGTAGTCCTTGGCATCACCGATCTCGTCATTGGTGAGCTGCACCTGGTCGTAGCTCTGCTGATCCATAAAGGTGTAGCTCTCGCCATCGTTGTAGAGATACTGCATAGCCTTAGTCTGCACGTCCGGGATGCCGACCTTCTCGCCGGATTTGAAGGTGGCTTCAATGACGCGGCCAGTCTCGAGATTTTTCAGTTTGGTGCGTGTGAAAGCCGCGCCTTTGCCCGGGTTGACGTGCTGAAACTCGACAATCGTCCAAGCCTGGTCCTTGAATTCGATCTGCACGCCTTTTTTAAAGTCAGTGGTTGAGTACATGCGCTAGCCTCTTTAACAAACTGAAAACATTAAATGAATGCTAATTCTTCCCGTAAATTGCAGGAGAGAGTAGCTGCCTTTCGCAGGAAATTCAACCGTCCTCACTCGTGGCCTTAAGGACTGGACGCAATTTACCGTGATGCAAAGGTGCAGCCATCCCATCTGCATGGGAAGACGACACCTCAGTATGCCTCAGGATGCGCCGAAGCACACCGCGAAATCGACCTAGGTCGACAAAGCGCTGCCGCTGAATGCCCTCACCGGGGCTACGGATCGGTCCGCCGCCGGTAGCGTGCACGATGTCACCCCTGATGATCGGCCCCTGACCAAAGTCGACGCGCTGGCCGGGAGCACCCACCCCCACCCCTAAGTTGACGTGCTGGGGATAAAGCTTTTCAAGGAGCACCACATGACCGTCGTAAACCAAGAGATCCCCAGGTTGCGCGCGGGCTGGATCATCGCCCATGTCGACCAGGTGGTAGCGCCGCCTTAGGGTATCGGCCGCGAGGCTCAGCATCCGGGCCGTCTCGAGATATGGATAGGGAATTCCGGCGGTCGTGTAGACTAAAGCCGTAAAGTGACTGCAATCGATGCTGCATGCATTGCAGGCTGGGCATTCCCTGAGGCGAGCCTTTGGCGCAGGACGACGCGCGCTGAGGCAGTCATTGCAGCTATTACAGGCGGCGCTGTCACCAACCTGCTTGCCGCCATAGACGTACGACACCTGCGCCTCGTCGAGCAGGGCGGCAGCAGTTTTAACGAGCGTCTGGCGCATCGCGTCGGGAGTCGGCTTGGCTGAGGCCGCAGTAACTGTAGCCCCCCAGCTCAGATGTGCGGCAAGCCACAACCGCACTGCCCATGTTATAATCAACATACTATCTCCTAATTGCCGCTGGGCCGCTCTGCGGCCTCGCGTCCTCCCCCTCGCCTACTTTCGTCCCACACAACTTGGGCAAAGACCATCTTGAACGCACCTCAGCATACCAAACAAGTTCGTGCTGTGCTTGCCATTGAGGCAACAATACTGGCCGTATTATTTCTTGCCGCATTTGTATTTTGGAAACACATCTGCGGCAGCTCGCTCGACTCTTGTTTAGCCGGTGATCCGCTACCGCGCGTCCTCACCTTTATTTTACTGTCGGCGGTACGCCCTTTCATTTTCACACCGCTTGCCTTTCTGGCGATCTTAGGCGGTAAGACTTTCGGCATATGGACAGGTGCCTTGCTGACTGCAGTGGGCAGTGTGCTCTCGTGCCTCGCGGTCTTTGCCATCAGCAAAACTGCTGGCCAGCGCTACGCTAAGCCGTGGCTCCGCGCCAATCTACCCGCGACTTTTAAGTTCCTGCGCTCGCAGGATTACAAGATTGTTTTTGCTGCCCGCCTCCTGCCGATTCTGCCCTTTGATGTTATGAGCTTCCTCTTTGGGGCTCTCGATTTTCGCCTGCGCAGCGTCGCTCTTTTCAGCTTCCTCGGCGTCCTGCCTGAGGCCTATCTTTATGCCAAGCTCGTCGATCCAGCTGAAACGGCGTTAGGCTCCACCGTAGCGCTCCTGGAATTAGTGGCCGTAAGCATCATTGCCCCATTGCTCGTATTTGAATACATCAGCCGCAAAAACGGTTCCAGTATGTGGCAACGCCTCAAAGCCGTGATGGCGGAGATTCGCTACGAGGCCAGGGTCAATAACGACATCGTCAAACAGCACAAATTTGATCCGGATAAAACGCCGGTGTTGCTGCTGTACGGTTTTTTCTCGTCTCGTCGCACCATGACGCAGCTCGAGCGCCTCTTGTCGGAGCGCGGGTTTCAAGTGATGTCGTTTAATCTGGGTGGCCTGCTGGGGACTTTTTTCACGGCAGATATCATCGAGACGGCTAACTTCATCGACTACAAAATCAAGCGCCAGTGTGAGCGTTACGGGTTTCAGAAGATTCACATTGTCGCCCACTCCAAAGGCGGGCTCGTGGCCCTCTGGTGGGCCCTGAAACTCGGCGGCCATCTGCGCTGCGACAAGATCGTGACGATGGGTACCCCCTTCTGCGGTACCTGGCTCACCTATCTCGCTTTGGTGACGCCACTCGGACTCCTTTGGCGCGATGTCGGGCAGATGCGGCCCGGGTCCGACTTTCTGCGTGACCTTCATGAGGCATCCGTCCCGCCAAATCTAGGAATCAGCTGTATTTATTCGCGACGCGACCGGGTTGCCATCGGCGCCAAGGGGATATTTGTTCCGAGTGCACCGACATCTCAGGTAGAGGCCATTCCCGTGCATCACATAAGCCATTTT
This region includes:
- a CDS encoding ATP-grasp domain-containing protein, translated to MKKVLIANRGEIAVRIIRACRELGLKTVAIHSTVDRDSLHAKLADESICIGPGPSVQSYLRIPAVMSAVEISGADAVHPGYGFLSENADFARICREYKINFIGPDPEHIHALGNKVEARALALKAKVPMLPGSKGVVRSEEEALELAKEIGYPMIIKAAAGGGGRGMKVVNKPEELVRQFQLAQAEAQAGFGNPDCFIERYCARPRHIEIQLVADKHGNYAHLGERDCSIQRRHQKLVEESPSPVMTPELRSRIGEAAIRLAKAVGYVSLGTAEFLLDEDGQFYFMEVNTRVQVEHTVTEEVTGIDLVKEQIRIARGEKLSFDPASIKLTGHAMECRINAEDPSSFAPWPGKVTAYHEPG
- a CDS encoding acetyl-CoA carboxylase biotin carboxyl carrier protein — translated: MKLDQLEKVIELVRRHGIHQLEVEDENLRISVTATAPGAPLTHGFGAGLPLAAQQAFVTPPAYGAPVASVSPATPAATPAAKPAPVISGRLLKSPFVGTFYRSPSPGSDAFVDIGKRVKKGDTLCIIEAMKLMNEIEAEFDGVIKEILVDNEQPVEFDQPLFVLE
- the efp gene encoding elongation factor P; the protein is MYSTTDFKKGVQIEFKDQAWTIVEFQHVNPGKGAAFTRTKLKNLETGRVIEATFKSGEKVGIPDVQTKAMQYLYNDGESYTFMDQQSYDQVQLTNDEIGDAKDYIIENSVVNVTYYKGKPVSVALPNFVELTVRETQPNIKGDTSGGGGKPATMETGLVVTVPFHIAEGHILKIDTRTGEYVEKVR
- a CDS encoding alpha/beta fold hydrolase → MPLGRSAASRPPPRLLSSHTTWAKTILNAPQHTKQVRAVLAIEATILAVLFLAAFVFWKHICGSSLDSCLAGDPLPRVLTFILLSAVRPFIFTPLAFLAILGGKTFGIWTGALLTAVGSVLSCLAVFAISKTAGQRYAKPWLRANLPATFKFLRSQDYKIVFAARLLPILPFDVMSFLFGALDFRLRSVALFSFLGVLPEAYLYAKLVDPAETALGSTVALLELVAVSIIAPLLVFEYISRKNGSSMWQRLKAVMAEIRYEARVNNDIVKQHKFDPDKTPVLLLYGFFSSRRTMTQLERLLSERGFQVMSFNLGGLLGTFFTADIIETANFIDYKIKRQCERYGFQKIHIVAHSKGGLVALWWALKLGGHLRCDKIVTMGTPFCGTWLTYLALVTPLGLLWRDVGQMRPGSDFLRDLHEASVPPNLGISCIYSRRDRVAIGAKGIFVPSAPTSQVEAIPVHHISHFEMLYSPEIADKLATILSSDGPKSETAA